One genomic window of Pecten maximus chromosome 3, xPecMax1.1, whole genome shotgun sequence includes the following:
- the LOC117324644 gene encoding calmodulin-like, producing the protein MCIYVTCDTYVYNTTSLQLLLSKTTGCKVHRSLSVCRRFRKNNPVKQNLVERDIMVDRLSEEQISEYREAFGLIDKDGDGTISSKELGTVVRALGQTPTEKELTDMIKLIDADGNGKIDFPEFLTMMINRNQNSSTYEDEMRQAFAVFDKDGNGFITGDELCQVMTSLGETLSDDEVNEMIGEADRNGDGKIDYKEFVKMILRSH; encoded by the exons atgtgtatatatgtcactTGTGACACATATGTTTACAACACGACTTCGCTTCAATTACTCCTCTCCAAAACCACCGGATGTAAAGTTCATCGTAGTTTGTCTGTGTGTAGGCGTTTTAGGAAGAACAACCCGGTGAAACAAAACCTTGTTGAGCGAGACATCATG GTTGACAGGCTTTCAGAGGAACAGATATCAG AATATAGGGAGGCGTTTGGCCTGATAGACAAAGACGGGGATGGAACGATTTCCTCTAAAGAACTAGGGACGGTGGTGAGAGCCCTGGGACAGACCCCAACTGAAAAAGAACTGACTGATATGATCAAACTCATCGACGCCGATG GTAACGGAAAAATAGATTTCCCAGAATTCCTCACTATGATGATAAACAGGAACCAGAACTCTTCAACGTATGAAGACGAAATGCGCCAGGCCTTCGCCGTGTTCGACAAAGATGGTAACGGTTTTATCACCGGAGACGAACTTTGTCAAGTGATGACAAGTCTTGGTGAAACTCTGAGTGATGACGAAGTTAATGAAATGATTGGTGAGGCGGACAGAAATGGGGACGGAAAGATAGACTACAAAG aatttgtaAAGATGATTCTGCGGTCCCATTAG
- the LOC117324670 gene encoding calmodulin-like, with protein sequence MANLSEQEVMQAFEYFDKDKSGSITDSELGDALRLAGMNPTETEIETLIKEADKDGSGKIEFPEFAKLMKELEKVDCNKELRDAFNHFDINGDQRISSEELQKRLGFTSEEAKDIISEADLDKDGFIDFEEFITMLTGKGNMFA encoded by the exons AGGCCTTTGAATATTTCGACAAGGACAAAAGTGGATCGATAACAGACTCGGAACTAGGGGACGCTTTGAGACTAGCCGGGATGAACCCGACAGAAACGGAAATAGAAACCCTTATTAAGGAAGCAGATAAAGATG GTAGTGGTAAAATTGAATTTCCGGAATTCGCCAAACTTATGAAAGAACTGGAAAAGGTTGACTGTAATAAAGAACTTCGGGACGCATTTAATCACTTTGATATCAACGGGGACCAACGCATCTCTTCGGAAGAACTACAAAAACGACTCGGATTCACCTCTGAGGAAGCTAAAGATATTATCAGCGAAGCCGACTTAGACAAAGATGGCTTTATCGACTTTGAGG AATTTATCACTATGCTGACAGGAAAAGGGAACATGTTCGCCTAA